Proteins encoded together in one Juglans regia cultivar Chandler chromosome 9, Walnut 2.0, whole genome shotgun sequence window:
- the LOC108982453 gene encoding trihelix transcription factor GTL1-like isoform X1, whose protein sequence is MQQGGDGGGGSKSQYGGSSEMGTTPALDATSAATTTGGHQMGMDNDQAQLQVEAASPISCRPPASAAVNLDELMALQGGGADEDALAAGAGDGGGVGGGNRWPRQETLALLKIRSEMDAVFRDASLKGPLWEDISRKLGEMGYKRSAKKCKEKFENVDKYYKRTKESRAGRQDGKSYKFFSELEALHGSFSGSSAAGNSGSVTLVVPPATTTFTTIHPMAAPVSTGIGIGGIFSNPMPITSIRVNPQVPPGFGMFPPNPSSAAVAPAPVSGSIGAAAPPIGVSFSSNSLSSSPGSHEDDDDEEESLEAEPLNLGSSRKRKRRESSKAGGSSDTRRMMAFFQNLMKQVMHKQEAMQQRFLEVMEKREQDRMIREEAWNRQEMARLAREHELMAQDRATSASRDAAIVGFLQKITGHSIQLPTHLSNTPAAPPPALVPSPMPAPPPQPPSSQQKPQQQQVLRHSHRHTQVVMAIPEQQVPPQDISGGGGSFEPISSRWPKAEVLALIKLRSGLESRYQEAGPKGPLWDEISAGMQRMGYKRSAKRCKEKWENINKYYKKVKESNKERPEDAKTCPYFHELDALYRKKIQGGSSSTGGSGNNVSFLYQINRPQQQENIELDPSDAPETIPPPQPRPPHGLASTDSENKNGASTDVRSQTSNMGLPEGIFGEGIEGAPKKPEDIVKELIIMEQQEHQGQQQLIVDDYDKTEEDDTDNNIDQEEEEDEDEEEDKELEEDMKMGYKIEFQRQNAVAPNGGGNGAPSFLAVVL, encoded by the exons ATGCAACAAGGAGGAGATGGCGGAGGGGGGTCTAAATCTCAATACGGAGGGTCATCCGAGATGGGTACTACTCCTGCCCTGGATGCAACATCTGCTGCGACAACTACCGGCGGTCACCAGATGGGAATGGACAACGACCAAGCCCAGCTGCAGGTGGAAGCTGCCTCGCCCATCAGTTGCCGGCCTCCTGCCTCTGCGGCTGTGAATTTGGATGAGCTGATGGCTTTACAGGGTGGTGGTGCAGATGAGGATGCACTGGCTGCCGGTGCCGGAGATGGAGGAGGTGTTGGCGGCGGAAATCGGTGGCCTCGTCAAGAGACTTTAGCACTTCTCAAGATTAGGTCGGAGATGGACGCAGTCTTCCGTGATGCATCACTCAAAGGCCCCCTATGGGAAGATATATCTAG GAAGCTGGGGGAGATGGGATACAAAAGGAGTGCcaagaaatgcaaagaaaaattcGAGAACGTCGACAAGTATTACAAGCGAACAAAGGAAAGCCGGGCTGGTCGTCAAGATGGGAAAAGCTACAAGTTTTTCAGCGAGCTTGAGGCTCTCCATGGTTCATTTTCCGGTAGCAGCGCCGCTGGCAATAGCGGCTCGGTTACTCTCGTAGTGCCGCCGGCGACAACTACCTTCACCACCATTCACCCTATGGCTGCTCCGGTTTCCACTGGTATTGGCATCGGCGGTATCTTCAGCAACCCTATGCCAATCACATCCATCAGAGTTAATCCCCAAGTCCCTCCGGGCTTCGGAATGTTTCCTCCCAATCCTAGTTCGGCAGCAGTTGCACCGGCTCCCGTTTCTGGATCTATCGGAGCAGCAGCCCCGCCGATAGGCGTCAGCTTCTCATCTAATAGCTTGTCCTCTTCACCGGGATCCCACGAGGACGACGATGACGAAGAGGAGAGCCTAGAAGCGGAGCCATTGAACTTAGGTAGCAGTCGCAAACGTAAACGTCGGGAATCATCAAAGGCCGGCGGCAGTAGTGACACCCGTAGAATGATGGCGTTCTTCCAGAATCTAATGAAACAGGTCATGCACAAGCAAGAAGCCATGCAACAAAGATTTTTAGAGGTAATGGAGAAGAGAGAGCAAGACAGGATGATAAGAGAAGAAGCTTGGAATAGGCAAGAGATGGCGAGGCTGGCCCGCGAGCACGAGCTAATGGCTCAGGACCGGGCCACCTCTGCTTCCAGAGATGCCGCCATAGTTGGGTTTCTACAAAAGATAACAGGCCACTCCATCCAACTACCTACACATCTAAGCAATACTCCTGCTGCCCCACCACCTGCCCTTGTCCCCTCACCAATGCCGGCACCACCACCGCAACCACCTTCCTCACAACAAAAGCCACAACAGCAACAAGTTCTCCGACATTCTCATCGACATACCCAAGTGGTGATGGCTATCCCAGAACAGCAGGTACCCCCGCAGGACATTAGTGGAGGAGGAGGGAGCTTTGAACCAATTTCCTCGAGATGGCCGAAGGCGGAGGTTCTTGCACTTATAAAGTTGAGGAGTGGGCTCGAATCAAGGTATCAAGAAGCAGGGCCCAAGGGACCACTTTGGGATGAAATTTCGGCAGGAATGCAGCGGATGGGTTACAAGAGAAGTGCCAAAAGATGCAAAGAAAAATGGGAGAACATCAATAAGTACTACAAGAAGGTAAAGGAAAGCAACAAAGAACGCCCCGAAGATGCCAAAACCTGTCCTTATTTTCACGAACTCGATGCGCTTTATCGGAAGAAGATTCAGGGCGGCTCTAGCAGTACTGGTGGCAGCGGCAACAACGTGAGTTTCCTTTATCAGATCAACAGGCCACAGCAGCAAGAGAACATCGAACTGGATCCAAGCGATGCTCCGGAAACTATTCCGCCACCACAACCACGACCACCACATGGCCTTGCCAGTACGGattcagaaaacaaaaatggagcTAGTACAGATGTACGGTCCCAGACAAGCAACATGGGATTGCCAGAAGGAATCTTTGGAGAAGGGATTGAAGGGGCACCCAAAAAG CCAGAAGACATTGTGAAGGAGTTAATAATAATGGAACAGCAGGAACATCAAGGTCAGCAACAATTAATTGTAGATGACTATGACAAAACCGAGGAAGATGATACCGACAATAATATTGAtcaagaggaagaggaagacgaGGATGAAGAGGAGGACAAAGAATTGGAAGAGGATATGAAGATGGGTTATAAGATTGAATTTCAGAGACAGAATGCAGTGGCCCCTAATGGAGGAGGAAATGGGGCACCCTCCTTTTTGGCCGTGGTTCTATAG
- the LOC108982453 gene encoding trihelix transcription factor GTL1-like isoform X2, with translation MQQGGDGGGGSKSQYGGSSEMGTTPALDATSAATTTGGHQMGMDNDQAQLQVEAASPISCRPPASAAVNLDELMALQGGGADEDALAAGAGDGGGVGGGNRWPRQETLALLKIRSEMDAVFRDASLKGPLWEDISRKLGEMGYKRSAKKCKEKFENVDKYYKRTKESRAGRQDGKSYKFFSELEALHGSFSGSSAAGNSGSVTLVVPPATTTFTTIHPMAAPVSTGIGIGGIFSNPMPITSIRVNPQVPPGFGMFPPNPSSAAVAPAPVSGSIGAAAPPIGVSFSSNSLSSSPGSHEDDDDEEESLEAEPLNLGSSRKRKRRESSKAGGSSDTRRMMAFFQNLMKQVMHKQEAMQQRFLEVMEKREQDRMIREEAWNRQEMARLAREHELMAQDRATSASRDAAIVGFLQKITGHSIQLPTHLSNTPAAPPPALVPSPMPAPPPQPPSSQQKPQQQQVLRHSHRHTQVVMAIPEQQVPPQDISGGGGSFEPISSRWPKAEVLALIKLRSGLESRYQEAGPKGPLWDEISAGMQRMGYKRSAKRCKEKWENINKYYKKVKESNKERPEDAKTCPYFHELDALYRKKIQGGSSSTGGSGNNVSFLYQINRPQQQENIELDPSDAPETIPPPQPRPPHGLASTDSENKNGASTDVRSQTSNMGLPEGIFGEGIEGAPKKKTL, from the exons ATGCAACAAGGAGGAGATGGCGGAGGGGGGTCTAAATCTCAATACGGAGGGTCATCCGAGATGGGTACTACTCCTGCCCTGGATGCAACATCTGCTGCGACAACTACCGGCGGTCACCAGATGGGAATGGACAACGACCAAGCCCAGCTGCAGGTGGAAGCTGCCTCGCCCATCAGTTGCCGGCCTCCTGCCTCTGCGGCTGTGAATTTGGATGAGCTGATGGCTTTACAGGGTGGTGGTGCAGATGAGGATGCACTGGCTGCCGGTGCCGGAGATGGAGGAGGTGTTGGCGGCGGAAATCGGTGGCCTCGTCAAGAGACTTTAGCACTTCTCAAGATTAGGTCGGAGATGGACGCAGTCTTCCGTGATGCATCACTCAAAGGCCCCCTATGGGAAGATATATCTAG GAAGCTGGGGGAGATGGGATACAAAAGGAGTGCcaagaaatgcaaagaaaaattcGAGAACGTCGACAAGTATTACAAGCGAACAAAGGAAAGCCGGGCTGGTCGTCAAGATGGGAAAAGCTACAAGTTTTTCAGCGAGCTTGAGGCTCTCCATGGTTCATTTTCCGGTAGCAGCGCCGCTGGCAATAGCGGCTCGGTTACTCTCGTAGTGCCGCCGGCGACAACTACCTTCACCACCATTCACCCTATGGCTGCTCCGGTTTCCACTGGTATTGGCATCGGCGGTATCTTCAGCAACCCTATGCCAATCACATCCATCAGAGTTAATCCCCAAGTCCCTCCGGGCTTCGGAATGTTTCCTCCCAATCCTAGTTCGGCAGCAGTTGCACCGGCTCCCGTTTCTGGATCTATCGGAGCAGCAGCCCCGCCGATAGGCGTCAGCTTCTCATCTAATAGCTTGTCCTCTTCACCGGGATCCCACGAGGACGACGATGACGAAGAGGAGAGCCTAGAAGCGGAGCCATTGAACTTAGGTAGCAGTCGCAAACGTAAACGTCGGGAATCATCAAAGGCCGGCGGCAGTAGTGACACCCGTAGAATGATGGCGTTCTTCCAGAATCTAATGAAACAGGTCATGCACAAGCAAGAAGCCATGCAACAAAGATTTTTAGAGGTAATGGAGAAGAGAGAGCAAGACAGGATGATAAGAGAAGAAGCTTGGAATAGGCAAGAGATGGCGAGGCTGGCCCGCGAGCACGAGCTAATGGCTCAGGACCGGGCCACCTCTGCTTCCAGAGATGCCGCCATAGTTGGGTTTCTACAAAAGATAACAGGCCACTCCATCCAACTACCTACACATCTAAGCAATACTCCTGCTGCCCCACCACCTGCCCTTGTCCCCTCACCAATGCCGGCACCACCACCGCAACCACCTTCCTCACAACAAAAGCCACAACAGCAACAAGTTCTCCGACATTCTCATCGACATACCCAAGTGGTGATGGCTATCCCAGAACAGCAGGTACCCCCGCAGGACATTAGTGGAGGAGGAGGGAGCTTTGAACCAATTTCCTCGAGATGGCCGAAGGCGGAGGTTCTTGCACTTATAAAGTTGAGGAGTGGGCTCGAATCAAGGTATCAAGAAGCAGGGCCCAAGGGACCACTTTGGGATGAAATTTCGGCAGGAATGCAGCGGATGGGTTACAAGAGAAGTGCCAAAAGATGCAAAGAAAAATGGGAGAACATCAATAAGTACTACAAGAAGGTAAAGGAAAGCAACAAAGAACGCCCCGAAGATGCCAAAACCTGTCCTTATTTTCACGAACTCGATGCGCTTTATCGGAAGAAGATTCAGGGCGGCTCTAGCAGTACTGGTGGCAGCGGCAACAACGTGAGTTTCCTTTATCAGATCAACAGGCCACAGCAGCAAGAGAACATCGAACTGGATCCAAGCGATGCTCCGGAAACTATTCCGCCACCACAACCACGACCACCACATGGCCTTGCCAGTACGGattcagaaaacaaaaatggagcTAGTACAGATGTACGGTCCCAGACAAGCAACATGGGATTGCCAGAAGGAATCTTTGGAGAAGGGATTGAAGGGGCACCCAAAAAG AAGACATTGTGA
- the LOC108982453 gene encoding trihelix transcription factor GTL1-like isoform X3: MGYKRSAKKCKEKFENVDKYYKRTKESRAGRQDGKSYKFFSELEALHGSFSGSSAAGNSGSVTLVVPPATTTFTTIHPMAAPVSTGIGIGGIFSNPMPITSIRVNPQVPPGFGMFPPNPSSAAVAPAPVSGSIGAAAPPIGVSFSSNSLSSSPGSHEDDDDEEESLEAEPLNLGSSRKRKRRESSKAGGSSDTRRMMAFFQNLMKQVMHKQEAMQQRFLEVMEKREQDRMIREEAWNRQEMARLAREHELMAQDRATSASRDAAIVGFLQKITGHSIQLPTHLSNTPAAPPPALVPSPMPAPPPQPPSSQQKPQQQQVLRHSHRHTQVVMAIPEQQVPPQDISGGGGSFEPISSRWPKAEVLALIKLRSGLESRYQEAGPKGPLWDEISAGMQRMGYKRSAKRCKEKWENINKYYKKVKESNKERPEDAKTCPYFHELDALYRKKIQGGSSSTGGSGNNVSFLYQINRPQQQENIELDPSDAPETIPPPQPRPPHGLASTDSENKNGASTDVRSQTSNMGLPEGIFGEGIEGAPKKPEDIVKELIIMEQQEHQGQQQLIVDDYDKTEEDDTDNNIDQEEEEDEDEEEDKELEEDMKMGYKIEFQRQNAVAPNGGGNGAPSFLAVVL; encoded by the exons ATGGGATACAAAAGGAGTGCcaagaaatgcaaagaaaaattcGAGAACGTCGACAAGTATTACAAGCGAACAAAGGAAAGCCGGGCTGGTCGTCAAGATGGGAAAAGCTACAAGTTTTTCAGCGAGCTTGAGGCTCTCCATGGTTCATTTTCCGGTAGCAGCGCCGCTGGCAATAGCGGCTCGGTTACTCTCGTAGTGCCGCCGGCGACAACTACCTTCACCACCATTCACCCTATGGCTGCTCCGGTTTCCACTGGTATTGGCATCGGCGGTATCTTCAGCAACCCTATGCCAATCACATCCATCAGAGTTAATCCCCAAGTCCCTCCGGGCTTCGGAATGTTTCCTCCCAATCCTAGTTCGGCAGCAGTTGCACCGGCTCCCGTTTCTGGATCTATCGGAGCAGCAGCCCCGCCGATAGGCGTCAGCTTCTCATCTAATAGCTTGTCCTCTTCACCGGGATCCCACGAGGACGACGATGACGAAGAGGAGAGCCTAGAAGCGGAGCCATTGAACTTAGGTAGCAGTCGCAAACGTAAACGTCGGGAATCATCAAAGGCCGGCGGCAGTAGTGACACCCGTAGAATGATGGCGTTCTTCCAGAATCTAATGAAACAGGTCATGCACAAGCAAGAAGCCATGCAACAAAGATTTTTAGAGGTAATGGAGAAGAGAGAGCAAGACAGGATGATAAGAGAAGAAGCTTGGAATAGGCAAGAGATGGCGAGGCTGGCCCGCGAGCACGAGCTAATGGCTCAGGACCGGGCCACCTCTGCTTCCAGAGATGCCGCCATAGTTGGGTTTCTACAAAAGATAACAGGCCACTCCATCCAACTACCTACACATCTAAGCAATACTCCTGCTGCCCCACCACCTGCCCTTGTCCCCTCACCAATGCCGGCACCACCACCGCAACCACCTTCCTCACAACAAAAGCCACAACAGCAACAAGTTCTCCGACATTCTCATCGACATACCCAAGTGGTGATGGCTATCCCAGAACAGCAGGTACCCCCGCAGGACATTAGTGGAGGAGGAGGGAGCTTTGAACCAATTTCCTCGAGATGGCCGAAGGCGGAGGTTCTTGCACTTATAAAGTTGAGGAGTGGGCTCGAATCAAGGTATCAAGAAGCAGGGCCCAAGGGACCACTTTGGGATGAAATTTCGGCAGGAATGCAGCGGATGGGTTACAAGAGAAGTGCCAAAAGATGCAAAGAAAAATGGGAGAACATCAATAAGTACTACAAGAAGGTAAAGGAAAGCAACAAAGAACGCCCCGAAGATGCCAAAACCTGTCCTTATTTTCACGAACTCGATGCGCTTTATCGGAAGAAGATTCAGGGCGGCTCTAGCAGTACTGGTGGCAGCGGCAACAACGTGAGTTTCCTTTATCAGATCAACAGGCCACAGCAGCAAGAGAACATCGAACTGGATCCAAGCGATGCTCCGGAAACTATTCCGCCACCACAACCACGACCACCACATGGCCTTGCCAGTACGGattcagaaaacaaaaatggagcTAGTACAGATGTACGGTCCCAGACAAGCAACATGGGATTGCCAGAAGGAATCTTTGGAGAAGGGATTGAAGGGGCACCCAAAAAG CCAGAAGACATTGTGAAGGAGTTAATAATAATGGAACAGCAGGAACATCAAGGTCAGCAACAATTAATTGTAGATGACTATGACAAAACCGAGGAAGATGATACCGACAATAATATTGAtcaagaggaagaggaagacgaGGATGAAGAGGAGGACAAAGAATTGGAAGAGGATATGAAGATGGGTTATAAGATTGAATTTCAGAGACAGAATGCAGTGGCCCCTAATGGAGGAGGAAATGGGGCACCCTCCTTTTTGGCCGTGGTTCTATAG
- the LOC108982450 gene encoding transmembrane protein 120 homolog — protein MADSKAALEDSAKNVEEEVRRVVEQAKELQDSVASSISKASSDELSLSHRALSLDSSIRRLQSLLRSLLFYHLLDPKLVNKLQEELERARCIMVDGDAATYLRGKNQGGFLRMFLGPINVRASRKDVQLKVKEEYNSYRDRTALLFLLFPSMLLILRSWIWDGCLPAFPVQLYQAWLLFLYTGLALRENILRENGSDIHPWWIYHHYCAMIMALVSLTWEVKGQPNCAQKQRGVQLFLQWAMMQGVAMLLQNRYQRQRLYTRIALGKAKRMDVVWGETAGVDGQLWLLCPILFILQGFEAYVGLLLLQTAYLGVVSEWQVFFCGILFVIMAVVNFANTVQTLLAKSRFKAKMKRSKSKQDLQ, from the exons atggctgaTTCGAAGGCTGCGTTGGAGGATTCTGCGAAGAATGTAGAGGAAGAAGTAAGGAGAGTGGTGGAGCAGGCGAAGGAGCTGCAGGATTCGGTTGCGTCTTCCATCTCCAAGGCTTCCTCCGATGAGCTGTCTCTCAGTCACCGCGCACTTTCCCTCGACTCCTCCATCCGCCGCCTACAGTCTTTGCTCCGTTCCCTGCTCTTCTATCACCTTCTCGATCCTAAATTAGTTAACAAG CTCCAAGAAGAATTAGAGAGAGCAAGATGTATTATGGTTGACGGAGACGCCGCTACATATCTTCGTGGCAAAAATCAGG GCGGGTTTCTGAGGATGTTTTTGGGTCCAATTAATGTGCGTGCCTCGCGGAAAGACGTCCAGCTGAAGGTTAAAGAGGAGTACAACAGCTACAGA GATAGAACCGccctcctttttcttctttttccatcGATGCTGCTTATCCTAAGATCTTGGATTTGGGATGGATGCTTGCCAGCATTTCCTGTTCAGCTGTACCAG GCTTGGCTTTTGTTCCTCTACACTGGTTTGGCATTGCGAGAAAACATTTTGAGAGAGAATGGAAGTGATATTCACCCATG GTGGATATACCATCACTACTGTGCTATGATAATGGCCCTTGTTAGTCTTACATGGGAGGTTAAAGGACAGCCAAATTGTGCACAAAAGCAG AGAGGGGTTCAACTTTTCCTACAATGGGCTATGATGCAAGGAGTTGCGATGCTTTTACAAAATAGATATCAGCGCCAGAGACTCTATACCCGTATTGCATTGGGAAAG gCTAAGAGGATGGATGTTGTCTGGGGAGAAACGGCCGGTGTGGATGGCCAACTGTGGCTGTTGTGTCccatactttttattttacag GGTTTTGAGGCGTACGTGGGACTACTGTTGCTCCAGACTGCATATCTCGGGGTCGTTTCTGAGTGGCAG GTATTTTTTTGTGGGATCCTTTTCGTCATAATGGCTGTTGTGAACTTTGCAAATACAGTACAGACACTCCTAGCCAAGTCGAGGTTTAAGGCAAAGATGAAAAGAAGCAAGAGCAAGCAGGATCTGCAATAG